In a single window of the Mycobacteriales bacterium genome:
- a CDS encoding F0F1 ATP synthase subunit gamma: MGAQLRVYRRRIRSVKSTKKITRAMELIAASRIVKAQARVNAAKPYSRQITRVISALASQTATLDHPLLQEQTDEKRAAVLVITSDRGLAGGYNANALKTAAQLEELLRNESKEPASFLVGRKAVGFYKFRNRHIEQSWTGFSEQPTYEDAREVADALIDSFLRTEEEGGTGEIHVVHTEYVSALTQRAVANRILPLVVEESDEAPPEDFVLPLYEFEPDPAALLDTLLPRYVQTRVYAAMLESAASESASRRRAMKAATDNADELIKSLTRAANSARQAEITQEISEIVGGATALEDA; encoded by the coding sequence ATGGGTGCCCAGCTCCGCGTCTACCGCCGCCGCATCCGGTCGGTGAAGTCGACGAAGAAGATCACCCGCGCGATGGAGCTCATCGCGGCATCCCGCATCGTCAAGGCGCAGGCCCGGGTCAACGCGGCCAAGCCCTACTCCCGGCAGATCACCCGCGTCATCTCCGCGCTCGCCTCGCAGACGGCCACCCTCGACCATCCGCTGCTGCAGGAGCAGACGGACGAGAAGCGGGCTGCCGTGCTGGTCATCACCAGCGACCGCGGCCTGGCCGGCGGTTACAACGCCAACGCGCTCAAGACCGCCGCCCAGCTCGAGGAGCTGCTGCGCAACGAGAGCAAGGAGCCGGCCTCCTTCCTCGTCGGCCGCAAGGCGGTGGGCTTCTACAAGTTCCGCAACCGGCATATCGAGCAGTCCTGGACCGGCTTCTCGGAACAGCCGACCTACGAGGACGCCCGCGAGGTGGCCGACGCGCTCATCGATTCCTTTCTGCGTACCGAGGAGGAGGGGGGCACCGGCGAGATCCACGTCGTGCACACCGAGTACGTCTCGGCGCTGACCCAGCGGGCGGTGGCGAACCGGATCCTGCCACTGGTGGTCGAGGAGTCCGACGAGGCGCCGCCGGAGGACTTCGTGCTCCCGCTGTACGAGTTCGAGCCCGACCCCGCAGCCCTGCTCGACACGCTGCTGCCGCGCTACGTGCAGACCCGCGTCTACGCGGCCATGCTGGAGTCCGCGGCATCGGAGTCGGCCTCCCGGCGCCGCGCGATGAAGGCCGCGACCGACAACGCGGACGAGCTCATCAAGTCGCTCACCCGAGCGGCGAACTCGGCCCGGCAGGCCGAGATCACCCAGGAGATCAGCGAGATCGTCGGCGGCGCCACCGCGCTCGAAGACGCCTGA
- a CDS encoding F0F1 ATP synthase subunit delta — protein sequence MQGASRDALKSALTRFEESIGSLPGGAGSAEVSEGLFAVAVLLDREPSLRRAFTDPASTPRSRQQLVDTLLGAQLAPLPLSVLRDLVADRWNASQDLRQVVERLAATAALTAAEGEGVLDEVEDELFRFERLLEREPALRAALTDPGLPADRKSGLLRELLGGKAQRTTVRLLEIAVTRPRAQSLESAIEELLDLAAARRARYVAQVRAARPLDAGQQARLVSSLTRIYGRDVSLQVDVDPTVLGGLEVRVGDEVIDGTVSRRLHDVRRTLAG from the coding sequence ATGCAGGGCGCCAGCCGGGATGCACTGAAGAGCGCGCTCACGCGCTTCGAGGAGAGCATCGGCAGCTTGCCCGGCGGTGCCGGCTCGGCGGAGGTCAGCGAGGGGCTCTTCGCCGTCGCCGTCCTGCTGGACCGGGAGCCGTCGCTGCGGCGTGCCTTCACCGACCCCGCCTCGACACCGCGCAGCCGTCAGCAGCTCGTCGACACGCTGCTCGGCGCGCAACTTGCGCCGCTCCCGCTGTCGGTGCTGCGCGACCTGGTCGCCGACCGCTGGAACGCCTCGCAGGACCTGCGCCAGGTCGTCGAGCGGCTCGCGGCCACCGCCGCGCTGACCGCCGCCGAGGGCGAAGGCGTGCTCGACGAGGTCGAGGACGAGCTTTTCCGCTTCGAGCGGCTGCTCGAGCGCGAGCCCGCGCTGCGGGCGGCGCTGACCGACCCCGGCCTGCCGGCGGACCGCAAGAGCGGGCTGCTGCGCGAGCTGCTCGGCGGCAAGGCCCAGCGGACGACGGTGCGGCTGCTCGAGATCGCGGTCACTCGGCCGCGGGCGCAGTCGCTCGAGTCCGCGATCGAGGAGCTGCTCGATCTGGCCGCCGCACGCCGGGCGCGCTACGTCGCCCAGGTGCGCGCGGCCCGGCCGCTGGACGCGGGCCAGCAGGCCCGCCTGGTCTCCTCGCTGACCCGCATCTACGGCCGGGACGTCTCGCTGCAGGTCGACGTCGACCCGACCGTCCTCGGCGGCCTCGAGGTGCGCGTCGGTGACGAGGTCATCGACGGCACCGTGTCGCGCCGACTGCACGACGTCCGCCGCACGCTCGCGGGCTGA
- the atpE gene encoding ATP synthase F0 subunit C → MIGYGLAAIGPGIGIGLIFAAYISGVARQPEARGVLQSIAILGFALAEALAIIGIGLAFVL, encoded by the coding sequence ATGATCGGCTACGGGCTCGCGGCCATCGGCCCCGGCATCGGCATCGGGCTGATCTTCGCTGCGTACATCAGCGGCGTCGCCCGCCAGCCCGAGGCCCGAGGCGTGCTGCAGAGCATCGCCATCCTCGGCTTCGCCCTCGCCGAGGCCCTGGCCATCATCGGCATCGGCCTCGCCTTCGTGCTCTAG
- a CDS encoding MraY family glycosyltransferase yields MREYLLVLCVAAAVTYLLTPLARRFALRSGAIAQPRDRDVHAIPTPRLGGLAMYAGVCAGFLVAGSLPALSRVFRYSDVEAVVIAGGLIVLLGAVDDRWGLDALTKLAGQVLATGTMVLIGLQLVTLTIPGVGAISLGPESVVLTVAITLLTVNAINFVDGLDGLAAGVGAIAALAFFAFSYSLASGGVTGGVAQDRISAPTLIAVVLAGACLGFLPHNFNPARIFMGDSGSMLIGLMLAASVISLTGQVNYANLPATAQFPVLLPLLLPFAVLAVPFVDLLLAVVRRTRAGRSPFAPDKEHLHHRLLEIGHSHTRAVLIMYFWTALLAFGAVAVSVSGGPLPVLAGLGLAAAVALVISRVPRLRAVDPGER; encoded by the coding sequence GTGCGGGAGTACCTGCTCGTCCTGTGCGTCGCCGCGGCCGTCACCTACCTCCTGACGCCGCTCGCGCGCCGCTTCGCGCTCCGCTCCGGCGCCATCGCGCAGCCGCGCGACCGCGATGTGCACGCCATCCCCACGCCGCGCCTGGGCGGCCTGGCGATGTACGCCGGGGTGTGCGCCGGCTTCCTCGTCGCCGGCTCGCTGCCGGCGCTGTCGCGGGTGTTCCGCTACTCCGACGTCGAGGCGGTCGTCATCGCCGGCGGCCTGATCGTGCTGCTCGGGGCGGTCGACGACCGGTGGGGCCTCGACGCCCTCACCAAACTGGCGGGGCAGGTGCTGGCCACCGGCACCATGGTGCTGATCGGGCTGCAGCTCGTCACCCTCACCATCCCCGGCGTCGGCGCGATCTCGCTCGGCCCCGAGAGCGTCGTCCTGACGGTCGCGATCACCCTGCTGACGGTCAACGCCATCAACTTCGTCGACGGCCTCGACGGCCTCGCGGCAGGTGTCGGCGCCATCGCGGCGCTCGCCTTCTTCGCGTTCTCCTACTCCCTGGCCAGCGGCGGCGTCACGGGCGGCGTGGCCCAGGACCGCATCAGCGCGCCGACGCTGATCGCCGTCGTGCTGGCCGGTGCCTGCCTGGGCTTCCTGCCGCACAACTTCAACCCGGCCCGCATCTTCATGGGCGACTCCGGCTCGATGCTCATCGGGCTGATGCTGGCGGCCTCCGTGATCAGCCTGACCGGCCAGGTCAACTACGCCAACCTGCCCGCAACGGCGCAGTTCCCGGTGCTGCTGCCGCTGCTGCTGCCCTTCGCCGTGCTGGCCGTGCCGTTCGTCGACCTGCTGCTCGCCGTCGTCCGACGCACCCGGGCCGGTCGCTCGCCGTTCGCGCCGGACAAGGAGCACCTGCACCACCGGCTGCTGGAGATCGGCCACAGCCACACCCGCGCCGTACTCATCATGTACTTCTGGACGGCGCTGCTGGCCTTCGGCGCGGTGGCCGTCTCGGTCAGCGGAGGCCCGCTGCCCGTCCTGGCTGGGCTGGGTCTGGCCGCCGCTGTCGCCCTCGTCATCTCCAGGGTGCCCAGGCTGCGAGCCGTGGACCCGGGCGAGCGGTGA
- a CDS encoding F0F1 ATP synthase subunit B yields the protein MASLVSTALLDEAAVLAIEAGQEPNPLVPHVSELIVGAVAFTLLLLFLRAKVFPVFEKAYADRTAAIEGGLAEAKREREEAAALLAQYREQLAEARNEAGRIRTEAQAQRAQIVEEARVEARTEAARITEAATAQIASERQQVVAELRREVGGLAVQLAGRIVGESLEDEARERRTVERFLDGLESASAGTAR from the coding sequence GTGGCGTCCCTTGTCAGCACCGCCCTCCTCGACGAGGCGGCGGTGCTTGCCATCGAGGCCGGCCAGGAGCCGAATCCTCTCGTCCCGCACGTCTCCGAGCTGATCGTCGGAGCGGTCGCCTTCACGCTGCTGTTGCTGTTCCTGCGGGCCAAGGTCTTCCCGGTCTTCGAGAAGGCCTACGCCGACCGGACGGCCGCCATCGAGGGCGGCCTGGCCGAGGCGAAGCGGGAGCGCGAGGAGGCGGCAGCCCTGCTGGCGCAGTACCGCGAGCAGCTGGCCGAGGCCCGCAACGAGGCCGGCCGGATCCGGACCGAGGCGCAGGCCCAGCGGGCGCAGATCGTCGAGGAGGCACGCGTCGAGGCGCGCACCGAGGCGGCCCGGATCACCGAGGCGGCGACCGCGCAGATCGCCAGCGAGCGCCAGCAGGTCGTGGCCGAGCTGCGCCGCGAGGTCGGCGGCCTGGCCGTGCAGCTGGCCGGGCGCATCGTCGGCGAATCGCTCGAGGACGAGGCGCGTGAGCGGCGCACCGTGGAGCGCTTCCTCGACGGCCTGGAGAGCGCCTCCGCAGGGACGGCGCGCTGA
- the atpA gene encoding F0F1 ATP synthase subunit alpha has product MTELSIRPEDVRSAIEQYVTSYSAETTREEVGVVTEVGDGIARVEGLYSTMANELLEFEGGVLGLALNLDTREVGAVLLGDPAGIEEGQPVRRTGDILSVPVGDGFLGRVVDPLGKPIDGKGEIVAEGRRILELQAPTVVQRQPVSEPLQTGIKAVDAMTAIGRGQRQLIIGDRQTGKTAVAIDAIINQRDNWKTGDPKKQVKCIYVAIGQKGSTVAETVGRLEEAGAMEYTTVVAAPASQPAGFKYLAPYTGSSIGQHWMYNGQHVLIVFDDLSKQADAYRAISLLLRRPPGREAYPGDVFYLHSRLLERCAKLSDELGGGSMTGLPLVETKGNDVSAFIPTNVISITDGQIFLETDLFNSGVRPAINVGISVSRVGGSAQRKAMKAVSGRLRLDLAQYRELEAFAAFGSDLDKASKAQLERGARLVELLKQPQYSPFPVEHQVASIWAGTNGHLDDVPVADIRRFETEFLDYIGRSASAIYDAIVQTGKLEDDTIGQLERAVADFKKQFTTGEGKSLVNEAPEEAMDAEDRGQETITKYKSR; this is encoded by the coding sequence ATGACGGAGCTCAGCATCCGCCCGGAGGACGTCCGGTCCGCGATCGAGCAGTACGTCACGTCGTACAGCGCCGAGACCACCCGCGAGGAGGTCGGCGTCGTCACGGAGGTCGGTGACGGCATCGCCCGGGTCGAGGGGCTGTACTCCACGATGGCCAACGAGCTGCTCGAATTCGAGGGCGGGGTACTGGGCCTGGCCCTGAACCTCGACACCCGCGAGGTCGGCGCGGTTCTGCTCGGCGACCCGGCCGGTATCGAGGAGGGCCAGCCGGTCCGCCGCACCGGCGACATCCTGTCCGTGCCGGTCGGCGACGGCTTCCTCGGTCGCGTCGTCGACCCGCTCGGCAAGCCGATCGACGGCAAGGGCGAGATCGTCGCCGAGGGTCGGCGCATCCTGGAGCTGCAGGCTCCAACCGTCGTGCAGCGCCAGCCGGTGTCCGAGCCGCTGCAGACCGGCATCAAGGCGGTCGACGCGATGACGGCCATCGGGCGCGGCCAGCGCCAGCTCATCATCGGCGACCGGCAGACCGGCAAGACCGCCGTCGCGATCGACGCGATCATCAACCAGCGCGACAACTGGAAGACCGGCGACCCCAAGAAGCAGGTCAAGTGCATCTACGTCGCCATCGGTCAGAAGGGCTCCACGGTCGCCGAGACCGTCGGTCGCCTGGAGGAGGCCGGCGCGATGGAGTACACCACCGTCGTCGCCGCTCCGGCGTCGCAGCCGGCCGGCTTCAAGTACCTCGCGCCGTACACCGGCTCGAGCATCGGCCAGCACTGGATGTACAACGGCCAGCACGTGCTGATCGTCTTCGACGACCTGTCCAAGCAGGCCGACGCCTACCGCGCCATCTCGCTGCTGCTGCGCCGCCCGCCGGGCCGTGAGGCCTACCCGGGTGACGTCTTCTACCTGCACAGCCGCCTGCTCGAGCGCTGCGCGAAGCTGTCCGACGAGCTCGGCGGCGGCTCGATGACCGGCCTGCCGCTGGTCGAGACCAAGGGCAACGACGTCTCGGCGTTCATCCCGACCAACGTCATCTCGATCACCGACGGGCAGATCTTCCTCGAGACCGACCTGTTCAACTCCGGTGTCCGGCCGGCCATCAACGTCGGCATCTCGGTCTCCCGCGTCGGCGGCTCGGCGCAGCGCAAGGCGATGAAGGCGGTCTCCGGCCGGCTGCGCCTGGACCTCGCGCAGTACCGCGAGCTCGAGGCCTTCGCCGCGTTCGGCTCCGACCTCGACAAGGCCTCCAAGGCCCAGCTCGAGCGTGGCGCCCGGCTGGTCGAGCTGCTCAAGCAGCCGCAGTACTCCCCGTTCCCGGTCGAGCACCAGGTCGCCTCCATCTGGGCCGGTACCAATGGCCACCTCGACGACGTGCCGGTCGCGGACATCCGCCGTTTCGAGACCGAGTTCCTGGACTACATCGGCCGCAGCGCCTCCGCGATCTACGACGCGATCGTGCAGACCGGCAAGCTCGAGGACGACACGATCGGCCAGCTCGAGCGGGCGGTGGCGGACTTCAAGAAGCAGTTCACCACCGGTGAGGGCAAGAGTCTGGTGAACGAGGCGCCCGAGGAGGCCATGGACGCCGAGGACCGTGGCCAGGAGACGATCACCAAGTACAAGAGCCGCTGA
- the prmC gene encoding peptide chain release factor N(5)-glutamine methyltransferase, with amino-acid sequence MTRLRAALQAATTRLRQAGVDSPEHDARALAVHVVGLAKPSDLLLVDDFDDHQAAAYDELVARRAARVPLQHLTGSVGFRYIELEVGPGVFVPRPETESVVQFAVDALKGVEKPLCVDLCTGSGTIAFALANEVPGAVVHAVERDADALAWTHRNAANRIKAGDPAVQLHLGSAEDALPGSDGTLDLVISNPPYVATTEAHLPDPEVLDHDPGVALWAGEDGLDVIRLVEQAARRLLKPGGLVVVEHSDRQGRIAPALFEQAGGWSDVQDHKDYADRDRYVTARWAGTR; translated from the coding sequence ATGACCCGTTTGCGGGCCGCCCTGCAGGCCGCCACGACCCGGCTCCGGCAGGCCGGGGTCGACAGCCCTGAGCACGATGCCCGCGCCCTCGCGGTGCACGTCGTCGGCCTCGCCAAGCCCTCGGACCTGCTCCTGGTCGACGACTTCGACGACCACCAGGCGGCGGCGTACGACGAGCTCGTCGCGCGCCGGGCCGCCCGCGTGCCGCTGCAGCACCTCACCGGCAGCGTGGGCTTTCGCTACATCGAACTCGAGGTCGGGCCCGGTGTCTTCGTGCCGCGGCCGGAGACCGAATCGGTCGTGCAGTTCGCGGTGGACGCGCTGAAGGGCGTCGAGAAGCCGCTCTGCGTCGACCTGTGCACCGGCAGCGGCACCATTGCCTTCGCGCTGGCCAACGAAGTGCCGGGGGCGGTGGTGCATGCCGTGGAGCGTGACGCCGACGCGCTGGCCTGGACGCACCGCAATGCCGCCAACCGGATCAAGGCCGGCGATCCCGCGGTGCAGCTGCACCTCGGCAGCGCCGAGGACGCGCTGCCCGGCTCGGACGGCACCCTCGACCTGGTGATCAGCAACCCGCCGTACGTCGCGACGACGGAGGCGCACCTGCCCGACCCGGAGGTCCTCGACCACGACCCGGGCGTTGCGCTGTGGGCGGGGGAGGACGGCCTCGACGTGATCCGTCTGGTGGAGCAGGCCGCCCGGCGGCTGCTCAAGCCGGGCGGCCTCGTGGTCGTCGAGCACTCCGACCGGCAGGGACGGATCGCACCCGCCCTGTTCGAGCAGGCCGGGGGCTGGTCGGACGTGCAGGACCACAAGGACTACGCCGATCGTGACCGCTACGTCACCGCCCGCTGGGCCGGCACCCGGTGA
- a CDS encoding low molecular weight phosphatase family protein → MSEVFRILHVCTGNICRSPMAERLTRAGLQERLGPASGRFVVDSAGTWGQAGAPMEPYALSTLQSVSLDGTDFRARELVAEHVARADLVLGATREHRAAAVVLHPRAAARSFTLREFDRLTGEVEPAQLTASDPVERARELVRAAAGRRGLVPPGSPRDDDLADPYQGPEHGFTVCGDLVRRSLQRPLDLIAAAVESR, encoded by the coding sequence ATGAGCGAGGTGTTCCGGATCCTGCACGTCTGCACCGGCAACATCTGCCGGTCGCCGATGGCCGAGCGGCTGACGCGCGCCGGGCTGCAGGAGCGTCTGGGGCCGGCCTCCGGGCGCTTCGTCGTCGACTCGGCCGGCACCTGGGGTCAGGCCGGCGCACCGATGGAGCCGTACGCCCTCTCGACGCTGCAGAGCGTCAGCCTGGACGGCACGGACTTCCGGGCGCGTGAGCTGGTCGCCGAGCACGTCGCCCGGGCCGACCTGGTGCTCGGGGCCACCCGGGAGCACCGTGCGGCCGCCGTCGTCCTGCACCCGCGGGCCGCCGCCCGCAGCTTCACGCTGCGCGAGTTCGACCGGTTGACCGGCGAGGTCGAGCCGGCGCAGCTGACGGCGAGCGACCCGGTCGAGCGGGCCCGCGAGCTGGTCCGCGCCGCGGCCGGACGGCGCGGCCTGGTGCCGCCGGGCTCGCCGCGTGACGACGACCTGGCCGACCCGTACCAGGGACCGGAACACGGCTTCACCGTCTGCGGCGACCTGGTGCGCCGCAGTCTGCAGCGCCCGCTCGACCTCATCGCCGCCGCCGTAGAGTCCAGGTAA
- a CDS encoding L-threonylcarbamoyladenylate synthase gives MTVHDVREDPAPGVAQAVAALRRGDLAVLPTDTVYGLAADAFSPPAVDRLLAAKGRGRDMPVPVLVGSWRGLDGLADQVTPRMRRLVEAFWPGPLTLIVPAAASLAWDLGETRGTVAVRMPLHPVALAVLAETGPLAVSSANRTGLPPATDAAQAQEQLGSSVAVYLEAGTSGDGKASTIVDLTGSPPQVRRVGALELADLQALLPDVEGPR, from the coding sequence GTGACCGTCCACGACGTGCGGGAGGACCCGGCCCCGGGCGTGGCGCAGGCCGTGGCGGCGCTGCGCCGCGGTGACCTCGCGGTGCTGCCCACCGACACCGTCTACGGGCTGGCCGCCGACGCGTTCTCGCCACCTGCGGTGGACCGACTGCTCGCCGCCAAGGGCCGCGGCCGCGACATGCCGGTGCCGGTCCTGGTCGGCTCCTGGCGTGGTCTGGACGGCCTCGCCGACCAGGTCACGCCGCGCATGCGCCGCCTGGTCGAGGCCTTCTGGCCCGGACCGCTCACCCTCATCGTGCCCGCCGCCGCCTCGCTGGCCTGGGACCTGGGGGAGACCCGCGGCACCGTCGCTGTCCGGATGCCGCTGCACCCGGTCGCGCTCGCCGTACTGGCCGAGACCGGACCACTGGCGGTCAGCAGCGCCAACCGCACCGGCCTGCCGCCCGCGACCGATGCCGCGCAGGCGCAGGAGCAGCTCGGCAGCTCCGTGGCGGTCTACCTGGAGGCCGGCACCAGCGGCGACGGCAAAGCGTCGACGATCGTCGACCTGACCGGATCGCCACCACAGGTGCGCCGGGTCGGCGCTCTGGAGCTCGCCGACCTGCAGGCCCTCCTGCCCGACGTCGAGGGGCCCCGATGA
- the atpB gene encoding F0F1 ATP synthase subunit A, with protein MSSTLLAAEGNGFTPPGPSIFEPPPFFSIGAFEVDKPIVVVLLATVLVGAFFYAASRRAAAGGGMVPGKLQYVGESAYGFVRNGIGMETLGKEGLRFVPFLATLFFFIAVNNLFGIIPPFQLPGTSKIAIPLVLAVMVWAVYNYLGIKRAGFVGYFKAMMFPPGIPWPVYILLAPIELLSNFVVRPVTLCLRLTLNMFAGHLVLVLFILGGEYLLLEYGGIVGVLAGSVSIFASIVVTFFEAFIQLLQAYVFTLLAALYIGGALVDEH; from the coding sequence GTGAGCAGCACGCTCCTCGCCGCCGAGGGCAACGGCTTCACGCCCCCCGGGCCGAGCATCTTCGAGCCGCCGCCCTTCTTCTCGATCGGCGCCTTCGAGGTCGACAAGCCGATCGTCGTCGTCCTGCTGGCGACGGTGCTGGTGGGAGCGTTCTTCTACGCTGCCTCGCGCCGGGCCGCGGCCGGCGGCGGCATGGTCCCGGGCAAGCTGCAGTACGTCGGCGAGTCCGCATACGGCTTCGTCCGCAACGGCATCGGCATGGAGACGCTCGGCAAGGAGGGGCTGCGCTTCGTGCCCTTCCTCGCGACGCTGTTCTTCTTCATCGCCGTCAACAACCTCTTCGGCATCATCCCGCCGTTCCAGCTCCCCGGCACCTCGAAGATCGCGATCCCGCTGGTGCTCGCGGTCATGGTCTGGGCCGTCTACAACTACCTCGGCATCAAGCGGGCCGGCTTCGTCGGCTACTTCAAGGCGATGATGTTCCCGCCCGGCATCCCCTGGCCGGTCTACATCCTGTTGGCGCCCATCGAGCTGCTGTCGAACTTCGTCGTGCGTCCGGTGACGCTCTGCCTGCGTCTCACGCTCAACATGTTCGCAGGGCACCTGGTGCTCGTGCTGTTCATCCTGGGCGGCGAGTACCTCCTGCTGGAGTACGGCGGCATCGTCGGCGTCCTCGCCGGCTCGGTGTCGATTTTCGCCAGCATCGTCGTCACGTTCTTCGAGGCCTTCATCCAGCTCCTGCAGGCCTATGTGTTCACCTTGCTCGCCGCGCTCTACATCGGCGGCGCGCTGGTGGACGAGCACTAG
- the glyA gene encoding serine hydroxymethyltransferase: protein MTFWGPDFAALEQTDPEIAGVVLDELTRLRGGLQLIASENFTSPAVLAALGSTLSNKYAEGYPGRRYYGGCEVVDRAEQLGIERAKQLFGAEHANLQPHSGASANLAVYGAFLSPGDKVLAMSLPHGGHLTHGTKVSFSGKWFQAVHYGVAQGSEDIDYDQMRDLAREQRPKLIIAGGSAIPRLIDFAAFREVADEVGAVFMVDAAHFIGLVAGKAIPSPVPYADVVTFTTHKVLRGPRGGALVCKAEHAPKLDKAVFPMMQGGPLMHAVAAKAVNFKECMSPEYSTYTRQVIANAQALTQSLAAEGMRPVTGGTDTHLALLDLQGIGVSGKDAESRCDRAGIVLNKNAIPYDPQPASVASGVRVGTPSVTTQGMTEADMKEIGSLIGRAVRDEDGSAAGDVRAAVTALVQAHPAYGRPAEARSTSASGATDAPTPG, encoded by the coding sequence ATGACCTTCTGGGGACCCGACTTCGCCGCCCTCGAGCAGACGGACCCGGAGATCGCCGGGGTCGTGCTGGACGAGCTCACCCGCCTGCGCGGGGGGCTGCAGCTCATCGCCAGCGAGAACTTCACCAGCCCGGCGGTGCTTGCCGCGCTCGGCAGCACGCTGTCGAACAAGTACGCCGAGGGCTATCCCGGCAGGCGCTACTACGGCGGCTGCGAGGTCGTCGACCGCGCCGAGCAGCTCGGCATCGAGCGGGCAAAGCAGCTGTTCGGCGCCGAGCACGCGAACCTGCAGCCGCACTCGGGCGCCAGTGCCAACCTCGCTGTCTACGGCGCGTTCCTGTCGCCCGGCGACAAGGTTCTGGCGATGTCGCTGCCGCACGGCGGCCACCTCACGCACGGCACGAAGGTCAGCTTCTCCGGCAAGTGGTTCCAGGCCGTGCACTACGGGGTCGCCCAGGGCAGCGAGGACATCGACTACGACCAGATGCGCGACCTCGCCCGCGAGCAGCGGCCCAAGCTGATCATCGCCGGCGGCTCCGCGATCCCGCGGCTGATCGACTTTGCCGCCTTCCGCGAGGTGGCCGACGAGGTCGGCGCCGTCTTCATGGTCGACGCCGCCCACTTCATCGGCCTGGTCGCGGGCAAGGCGATCCCGAGCCCGGTGCCGTACGCCGACGTCGTGACGTTCACCACCCACAAGGTGCTCCGCGGCCCGCGCGGTGGAGCGCTGGTCTGCAAGGCCGAACACGCCCCGAAGCTCGACAAGGCGGTCTTCCCGATGATGCAGGGCGGGCCGCTCATGCACGCCGTGGCCGCCAAGGCGGTCAACTTCAAGGAGTGCATGAGCCCGGAGTACTCCACCTACACCCGCCAGGTCATCGCCAACGCCCAGGCGCTCACGCAGTCACTCGCGGCGGAGGGAATGCGCCCGGTCACCGGCGGCACCGACACCCACCTGGCGCTGCTGGACCTGCAGGGGATCGGCGTGTCCGGCAAGGACGCCGAGTCGCGCTGCGACCGCGCCGGCATCGTCCTGAACAAGAACGCCATCCCGTACGACCCGCAGCCCGCCTCCGTCGCCAGCGGCGTGCGCGTGGGGACGCCCAGCGTCACGACCCAGGGGATGACCGAGGCCGACATGAAGGAGATCGGCTCGCTCATCGGCCGAGCCGTGCGCGACGAGGACGGCTCGGCCGCCGGGGACGTCCGGGCCGCCGTGACAGCGCTGGTCCAGGCGCACCCCGCCTACGGTCGTCCCGCCGAGGCCCGTTCCACGAGCGCGTCGGGCGCGACCGACGCCCCGACGCCCGGCTAG